The Lichenicola cladoniae sequence ACCCTCGCCTCGTCGAACATGGCCTCGTTCGGGCGCAGGATTGGCAGGTCGGACCGGGATGCTGCGGCCCGGATAGCCGCGCCGAACGCCGAACAGGTGAAGAGGATGCCGGCGCTGCCCAGGGTTTCCGCGTAGCGGGAGAGCAGAAGGATCCGCTGCGCGATGTCGCCAGTGAGACTGCCGCGGCGGTCGAGATCGGTCGGAAGCGAGTCGTCCATGACGTTGGCCAAATCGACCTCGGGCCACAACCGGCGGAATGCGTCCGCAATCGGCTCCATTGCGACCGGCGTCGCGTGGATCAGCGCAATACGTGTCATCCCCGACGTCCCTCCTGCGCCGCGTCCGCGTCAAACGAGAACAGGGACGCGGGATTGTCGACCAGGACCAGGTCGCGGGTCCGGGAGTCGGGGATCCATGTGCCGAGAAGGTCGAACAGGGACAGGTCGTCGATCTTGAGGAACGGATTCACGTCCGTGGGGCTGATTTTAGGCGGACGCTTGCCGTTGGTGTGCGGCCAGTCGCTTCCCCACAGCAGCCGGTCGCTGCGGGTCTGCACCAAGCCCTGCACCAGGCCCTCTAGACGGAAATAATCCCCGCCGGGGCCCATCGCATAATAGGGCGCGGACAGCTTCACGTAGCAGCTTCCCTGGCGGACGAGCTGGAACAGCGTTTCGAGCTGGCGTTCGTCGTCGGTTCCGGGCACGTATCCGGCGAAATGGTCCAGCGCAATCGTGCAGGGTAGGACGGCGAAGCCATCGGCCAGCGCCAGCACAGTCCGGAACGGTAGCAGGGTTTGAATATGCCATCCCAAGCCCGCCACGCGGGAGGCGGCGTGGCGGAACGACTCGAGCAGCCCGCGAGCGTCGTCCAGGCCGTGTTTCGGATTGAGCCTGATGCCCCGGACTCCGGCCGCCCGCATCGTCTCAAGCGTCGCGTCGGTAACGGCATTGTCGATCACCGCGATGCCGCGCCCGGTTCGGCCGAGCTGGCCGAGCGCGTCGAGCAGACAGCGATTGTCTGTCCCGTAGAAGCTCGGCTGGATCAGTACAGAACGCTGAATGCGCATTTCGACGTGCATCGCCTCCAGCGCCCGCAACGGCGCTTCGGGCGGGGTGTAGGTCCGGGTCGGCGACATCGGGTAGCGTTGCGGATCGCCAATGACGTGCTGGTGGCTATCGCAGGCCTGCTCCGGCACCGCGAAATTTGGTCCATCCATGACGGCGGCGTTCGATCGGGAATCACCGTTGGCAGGTTTAATTCCACCGGCCATGCCCATGGTCATGAGGAGCTGACGTCGGAACATCACCGTCTCGCCTTCGTCGCCTTGCCGCCGTAGCGGGCGTTAACCGTGGGCAGCATCAGACTGAGTATCCCGGATAGGCCTACGATGAAGGCGAGCACGCCGAGGCCGGTCGTGAAGGAGCCAGTCGCATGCTTTAGCCAGCCCATCGTCAGCGGCCCGAGAAAGCCGCCGAACGCTCCGACGGAGCTGATGAAGGCGAGGCCACCGGCCGCGCCGCGCCCTTGCAGGATTTGCGGCGGGATCGACCAGAAGATGCCGCGGGTAGAAGTCACGCCGATGATCGCGAGCGTAAGGCCCAGCAGCGAGATCGCAGCGTCGTGGAACCAGACGGAGATCAGCAGGCCGATCGTGGCTAGGCAGCAGGTCGCAGCGAGATTGAGGATCCGCTTGCCGCTGCGGTCGGACGCGGTCGCCCAAAGGATCGTCGCCAAGCATCCCAGCGCGTAGGGCACCGCAGAAGCGAGGCCGATCTGCGTCAGCGTCATGTGGTGCTGCTTGAGGATCAGCGGCAGCCAGATGCCCACGGCATAGGCTCCGAGCGTGAAGCAGAGCTGGATGGCGGCGAGAAGCAGCACCCGCGGATCCCTCAGCACGGCGCCGAAGCTGTGCGACGCGTCGCGTCGGGGCTCAGCCTCGATCGCGGCCGTCACCATCGCCTGCTCCCCTCGGTCGAGCCATCCGGCCTGGTCGGGTCGTTCCTTCAGGACTAACAGCACCGCGACGCCAAGAATGATTGCCGGAAGCCCTTCGACGATGAACAGCCATTGCCAACCTCTCAACCCCCAAGTTCCATTAAGCGATAGGATGCCGACAGAAAGCGGGCCTGCCACGACCGCGGACAGCGGGATCGCCATCTGGAACCATGCCAGGATCCGCCCCTGGTAGCGCGACGGAAACCAGGCCATGAAGAAGAACATCACCCCCGGATTAAATCCCGCCTCTGCGACGCCCAGCAGGAAGCGCAAGCCGTAAAAACTCTTCGGTCCGACCGACAGCGCGGTCGCAGCCGAAAGCAATCCCCAGGTGATCATGATGCGCGACAGCCAGAGCCTAGCGCCAACCCGATACTGGACGAGGCTGCTGGGAACCTCGAACAGGCAGTAGCCGAAGAACAGTACGCCGGCGCCCCAGCCGAAGGCGACGTCGGACAGACCGAGGTCGCGGTTCATGCTGAGCGCCGCAAACCCGACATTCGTGCGATCAATGTAGTTGACGAGGAAGCATAGCGTTAGCAGCGGCACGAAGCGCCAGGCAATCCTGCGGAACGTCGCGCGCTCGGCTCGTTTGTATTCAGGAATGGACCGCGTTGCCGGCTCGGCTATGCGTGCTACTGCCATGTCTCGCATCTCACACTCGGGGATCGTTTGTCGCGGCGCAGCGGATCGGGGTCGGCGGGAGCCGCTTGCCGCGGGATCAGCCCCATCCCACTACAGCCCCGC is a genomic window containing:
- a CDS encoding amidohydrolase family protein, with amino-acid sequence MDGPNFAVPEQACDSHQHVIGDPQRYPMSPTRTYTPPEAPLRALEAMHVEMRIQRSVLIQPSFYGTDNRCLLDALGQLGRTGRGIAVIDNAVTDATLETMRAAGVRGIRLNPKHGLDDARGLLESFRHAASRVAGLGWHIQTLLPFRTVLALADGFAVLPCTIALDHFAGYVPGTDDERQLETLFQLVRQGSCYVKLSAPYYAMGPGGDYFRLEGLVQGLVQTRSDRLLWGSDWPHTNGKRPPKISPTDVNPFLKIDDLSLFDLLGTWIPDSRTRDLVLVDNPASLFSFDADAAQEGRRG
- a CDS encoding MFS transporter translates to MAVARIAEPATRSIPEYKRAERATFRRIAWRFVPLLTLCFLVNYIDRTNVGFAALSMNRDLGLSDVAFGWGAGVLFFGYCLFEVPSSLVQYRVGARLWLSRIMITWGLLSAATALSVGPKSFYGLRFLLGVAEAGFNPGVMFFFMAWFPSRYQGRILAWFQMAIPLSAVVAGPLSVGILSLNGTWGLRGWQWLFIVEGLPAIILGVAVLLVLKERPDQAGWLDRGEQAMVTAAIEAEPRRDASHSFGAVLRDPRVLLLAAIQLCFTLGAYAVGIWLPLILKQHHMTLTQIGLASAVPYALGCLATILWATASDRSGKRILNLAATCCLATIGLLISVWFHDAAISLLGLTLAIIGVTSTRGIFWSIPPQILQGRGAAGGLAFISSVGAFGGFLGPLTMGWLKHATGSFTTGLGVLAFIVGLSGILSLMLPTVNARYGGKATKARR